In the Balaenoptera ricei isolate mBalRic1 chromosome 1, mBalRic1.hap2, whole genome shotgun sequence genome, aaaggaaggaaggaagaaagaaagaaaggaagaaaggaaggaaggaagaaaggaaggaaggaaggaagaaagaaagaaagaaaatgaaagagaaagaaaggagtccTTTGTGATAGAAGTCAACTCCCTAGAAAAGATCTCAAGGGGAAATTGCCTGTCAAATAATTTCAAGGAAATGACATCTTGACAACTAGCAAATGAAGCTTTCCTCCCACTTCCTGCCATCcgtctccatttctctcttttctatgtctctcctcccacccttgcTTCATTCCCCTGGCAAGCAGGGTCCCTCTGGTACTCCCTTCTGCCCTCCTCCAGGGTCAGCTGAGCACTGCCTTCTCAATGATGCTACATTAGGAAATCATTGAAACCCCAAATCTTGGATTGTTCCAAATTCCTCTATGCCTCCCCCAGGACCCTGCTCTGGACATGACTCCACCAGTAGTCAGCAGGGAGAATAGCAGCTACTCTGACCAGGGAGAACACAGGGGATCCAGAGTTGGGTCAATCCAGGCCTCGCTCCTGAGGCCCCCACCCCACACTGCACCAATCATGTGTGACTTTGGAGGAGGTGGCTTCGCCTGTCTGAGACTCTGTTTGCTCATTTGAGGCAATATGGGTGGAACAGCTTCTAGGTCAGGTCTGTGGTTCCAACACTCTGTGACCACCAATGGGCACACACAGGCTTCCACGGGTGTAAACAGCTAAGGAGCCACGTGCAGATGGAAACCATCCTGCTGGCTTGGCCCTGAGATTCAGCCGGAACCTGCCTGCCCAAGGTCTCCCAGCCAGACAGGCAGGGGCTGGAGTATCCGTCCAGTGCAGGAGAGAGCCCAGGAGATGCTGTCCAGGGGAGCCCTACCAGGCACACCATAAGTTcttccagcctcagtttctccatgtcTGGTGGTAAAGCTTGCCTGAGGTCAAGCAGATTCACAACCTCTCCTTTTAAGGTAACAGAGACGAGACAGCTGCAAGTCCCACTGTGGAGTCACGGTTACCCAGGACCTTGCTCGTCCCTCTGCAGCTCCACACAGGCAGAGCCTCCCAGCATCCCATAGCCTACAATTCCAAAGTGTTCTTTCATAACCAAGCACTTATTCTGTGCTGTTCATTGCCCTAGAGACCCCCATTTGTCACCCATTTGACCTCTCATCCACTCCTTGGGGAAAGGGCTTATCGTCGCCATTGTCAAATGAAGAAAGAGGCGCTCAGAAGGAATAAAGACTttgtctaaagtcacacagcaaatgaatggcagagctgggactaaaGTCTGGCATTGGGACTTGCAAGTTTACTGCACTACTGTGGTGTCATTGCTTAAGACGCATGTGAGTGGACAGGTAATACTAATACTAATGCTAATGCTAATGCTAATACCAATAGCACTTACTACCTTCAGGTCCTGGGCTAAACACTTCACAGGCATCATCCTACTAAATCCTCAACACTTTGGTGAGAAATATAAacgtctccattttatagatgaagacactgaggctaagagaggttTGTCCCAAGTCATACAACAAATGACTGGGCAGAGTTGCAAGGTCAGATAGCTTGTAAGTGGTGGAATCAAGGTTCAAATCTGGGGGTGTAAAGAATTTCCGTTAGGGGAAACAAGAACCCAAGCCTTGTGCTGACAGAGGAAGGCTGACTTCCAGAGGCAGAGCTATGTCCTAACACTGGCTTCAGTGAGCCCACAGCGTCGGGTCAGGTGAAGGAGGGAGCAGGTAAAATTTTACTCCCAGATCAACAAGTCAAGAGGTTTATCTCCTCACATCACTTCCTCTAACCTCTTATCAGTCCTCAGAACAAGTGGTGTCAACATGTTATCTTAAATCATTTTGTACTGGGACCACTTGACAATGCCCAGGGGAAGTAAGCCCTCAGACTCCTTCCTCTGGCTGGACTCTGTCTCTGGCCTTCCTTCCTCAAGTTTCTGAACATCCAGGCCTGCCCCACACCCTTTAAGCTCTGACTACTCCCAAACCCATGAAAGCAGGGATATGCCGACATGTCCATCATCACATTCCCAggcctagctcagtgcctggcacatagtagccaCATGGTGcacatttgttaaatgagtgaattattcTCTAATGGTCTCATTCGATCACTATCAACTGGGTACCTattatgtgctgggcactttCAATTTGGAGGTAAACATGGGACCAGCTTGGAGGAACTCTCAGTCCGGGGTGGGGATGAAGTTTCAGTCTGACGATCCAGAATATAACTATCAGCACCACCTGAAATACTTTTTAGAATAATgtggagaatgaatgaatgaaagacaaACAACTTAGGCAGACCACAGAGAAAGGAGCCAAATTCAGTGAGACCACAGGAAAAGGAACCATTGATCTGCCTGAGGAGTCAAAGAAGGATTTGCTGGTGAAGGATATGGTGTGATTTCAGCCTTGAAGGGTGAGATGTTTCTGCCTTAAGGACAAGTGGGGAAAGGATAATTCTAAGCAGAGGAACCAGTATGAACAAGAGCATGCAGGTGTAAAATTACTTCTTGGGGCTGGAGCAAGTGACAAGAGATGCCCCTTCCAGACCTGGCTGTATATCATGTATTTCCCAGGGGCTGGGTTTGGGTGGAGTCACAGAGAGATTGAAACACTGAACCATAGTGaattgaagaaagagaaagctcCTGAATTTGGCATTATGATTAATAGGCTCATCCTATTAGGCCTCATTTAGATTCATTCTCATGTGGAGACAAAATGTGATTAATCATCTTAGTAAATGCATTTCCAAAAGCCTCAAGGGAAATCTAGGGCCCAGGTGCCAATCTCCTCAGGTCTGGAGGCTCAGAAGGGAGCATGGGTACCAGCCAGCATTTACATCACCTGCAGGTCGGGTGCTGGGAGCAtctcctagcacacagcagagcCTCCCAGCTCCCTGTCACAGGACACAACTCATCTCCTTCTGGCCAGGTAGTTAGCCTGGCCTCTACCCTGACACCAGAACAGGAGACAGAGGCTGGGCGGGCGGCTTGGGGGCTGCATAAGAAGGAGAGGGCTGCCTACAAACCTGCTGACTCGGGTTCCACAAGGTGCTGCAGGAAGCGCAGCGGGGGAGGCCCCGGTGTCCAGTGTTTGCCCCTGCTCTCAGGCCATTTCCTGCTCAGATTTGGGAATTTTCAGGCCTAGAGGGAAAGTCCCTTGAAAGGAAtattagaaagagagagagaacaccgGATCCGCCTGGAGAGCGCGGAAGGAAAGGCAAGGCTCTGTCCAAAGCCGGCGCGCTGGAGGGAGGGAAGCGGTGAAGCCCGCGTTATTTTCTTAAAGGCTTTGGCGTTGAGCACAGCAAACAAGGCGACTGGAAGACGAGCGGAGAAGACCAGCccgcggggtgggggcggggaggcggtTCAGTGGGCCTCTGgagtttgtgtgtctgtgtcagtgcgcgcgcgcgcgtgtgtgtgtgtgtgtgtgtgtgtgtgtgtgtgtgtctggcgcCTGTCCAAGGTGATTTCCCATAAACCACATGCCTCACAAGTCCGCTTAAAAGGCTGTGCCGAGGAGCTGGCCAGTGGAGCCCGGCTCGGGGAAAGTGAAAGTTTTCCTGGGTGCTCTCTGCGCCGCCGCGGGTCCCTCCGCACTCCTGGGACAGCAGCGCGGCCCTCGGCTGGGGCGTGGACTCTGCAGCGGCCAGCGAGCGAGAGAACGAGAGAGCGAGGGCGGCCGAGGCGCCCGGCCGGGACCCAGCTGCCCGTATGACCGCGCGGGGCGCCGCCGGGCGCTGCCCTCCCACGGTAAGCGACGGCCGTGGCGCGGGGCCCTGGCCGGGCTGGGGTGGGAGCTCGGCGGCGCGGCGCGGCCCCTGGGAGCCCGCTGCCCGGGCGCGCCGACTGCCGAGGTTCTTCCGCCCCGGCAGCGGGCTCCGGTTTCCATCCCATCTTTGCGCACGGACTGCGCGAGGCCCCTCGCGCTCTGGCTGGGACCCGAGGCGGCCCTGCAGCTACAGTTGGGGCTGCGGCACTCCCTCGGGAAAGGGAAGACTGCTCACCCCATTGCATGGAGAGGCACACTGAGCCATCCGCTGGCAAGAGAAAGGGGCTCGCAGCCACGGAGCAGAGGCTGCGTCCCTGACTCTCTCCCTTCTGATCAGCCACTGCCAAGGGACAGGCGGAGTGGCTGTGCGCTGAGGGTGGTGCCTTCCCAGTGGGCCATACACATGCTTCTAGGTCCTGCTGGGGAGTGGGCGCTTCTGGATGGGGAAATTTCAGGGGCCATCCAGCTTATAGAATGCCAAGGCAGAAGGAAGGTGCGGGGCAAGCCAGTACTTGTTCCGGTTCACAGACAGAAGCCGTTGGGCACTTGGGTGGCTGGATCAAGTATGTTTTGTGGGGGGCGGCGTCCCAGAGTTGCATGGGGCCAGCTCTGAATCTTCCTGCCAAACCTGGTTTAGTCCGTTGGGGAGATCCTGGGCTTGGTGGTGGTAGAGGAGGTGGAAGGAAGGTTTGGGGTTGCAGAACTGTGGACAGGGGCAACGGGCTGCTCAGGACTGCATGGGGACTGTCCTGCCCCAACCGTGGGACAGCTCCTAGATGGCACAGGGTGGCACCGTTAATGAACAGTAAGTGGTCTTCCAATGGGTTTGCTTCTGAGGAATCCTAGAGGAGAAACTCAGGGgggagagaagcagaaaaatatttggaggATGAGGGAGGGGGTTGCAGGTAGGGTAAGAGGGAAGAGCCCTTCCACGGGGGAGGAAGAGCCCAACTGAGAGAGAAGAGATCAGGTTAGGAGGGGAAATCAGGAAGGGTGAGGTGATAGGCAACAAGACAAACAGGGGCTGGAAGTGAGACCatgaggaaagaggaggaaaggaaaggtggAAAGAAAGAGGCTGGTTTTAGACAGGGGCAGCCCGAGGGTCCACTCATGCTAAGATTTCTCCAGGGACCTTGTTGATGGGGAAGATAGAACAAGATAGGAGGCAGGTGAGGATGGATAGCTGGGCTGAGATGTCCCAGCATCTCTCTGAGACTGAAGCAAAGATTCCTTGTGGTTGCCCCAGAGGCCAAGGCTGGTgggtgggaggaagaaagaaggggggAGAAGAGCCGGCCCAGCCAGATGCAAGCTAGAGTGTTAACCCTTTGGTGCCTGTCCAGATCCTCCTCTGAGGCCAAATCAGGGCCTCAGGTGCAGGGTGGCCCTCTTTGGCTACCTTCAAAGTCAGCCTCCCACATGGTGCCTGAAATAACTCCAAAAGCCAGGCAGCCCTTGGGGTTAAGCATTGCCCTCTCCTTGCTGTCCTCAAACATCAGTATCTTGAAATGCGTGCGGCAAGGCTGTCTTCCTGAGCATCCCCTTCCCCATAGGCCCTTTCCTCCGTACCACTGACACCTCGGGCTCAGAGCCTCAGGGGCAGCCAGCCTGGGGCAGAGACATACCTTCTGCATGGCCCAGTTTTCTCGCATGGGTCCTGAATTGCAGGTTCCTGAGGGCCTGGGCAGCTATTCCCACCCAGAGCTACCTTCTCAACCATGCAGCAGAGCCCAATGTTTCCTCCATGACTGTTCTCCCTCTTCCACAGTCTCCCTTCCCCAGGTCAGACCAGGACCCTCACCAGATCCCTGTGCTGAATGGCACTGGGCCATCTTGTGCCTCTTTCCTCcaggcctctccctccctctctctgccatCAACTTCTCCCCATCTTTCAAGGCCTCACTGTGGCCCCTCCTCCCTGCAACCTCCCTGGAGCCCAGCCAGGGCCTCTCCTCCCTAGTAAGAGCTGACAAACATTTGGGCTTTTAGTTATATGTAAATCAGCATGTTGTTGTGGGCTGTTTCATAGCCTCCAATGTGCTATTTGTTTGCAGTATTTGTCTCGTCATCTGAATTACTgaggcagagcccagagcccagaaCCCAGGAAGGCGCCAGCCCGCACCCCATCCTGACAGCATTTCCCTGAATCTGCCAGGAGGCAATCCAGCTTCGGAAAGAAAGCCCAAGggtctttctctgcctctggctGGAGAAGGGGAGACCTAGAGCCAGGGAGAGGGCTAAGGGGACCTTgacaaggaggagggaaggggaacaACGGTGTCAGGAGCCTGTCCCATCACTCTGGGGGTAAGCAGCTACTGGGCCAGGTGGGTGCTGAAAGAGGGGAGAGATCTCagaaaacattcttgaaatgCTAAGAGCTGACTGGCTGGATGCAGAGCCTGATGGGGCTCCAATAGGCAGGTGCCAGCCAGGGATGGTCTAGAGCTGGCACTGCTGCCTCTGATTAATTGGTTGGGCTCTTTTTGACACACATACCCAGGGCTCCAAAGGTCTGTGGTGCGGGATAGGTTCCCAGTGAAACTGAGTTTGGGCCCCTGGTTTTTCCAGTAGCGGAGCCAGACCTGTGTGGAATCAGGTAGGAGGAAGGGCTAAGCCAAGGCAAATACCTCTGGCTCCAAGTCTGGAAGCCAGCCAGTGCAAGAACATGAACTTGAGAGGAGTGGGCAGCTCACAAGATGCCTGGCTCAGTGTGTGATATTGCAGAGACAGAATAATGGGTAGATGCAAGTCCTGCATTCAAGGAGTTTCCTGTGTAATTGGCATTTAGACTGGTAGGCATACCTCCCATGTCCTCATTAGAAGTTCAGTGTGTAGTAAGGCTTGGCCTGGGTTAAtctgggaaggcttcttggaggagatgACATTTGGATTGTTAGCGAGGGAGAGCAAGGTTGTGCGTGGCTGCTAGGAAATCCTGAGGAAGATGGGTTTGGGGAATGCTGCATTCTGGGATGAGGGGCAGGTTTGTAGCATTGTGGGTCTGAGGTCCTTGCTTTTCCACCCTCAGCAGGGCGTGGGGGTTCCTGGGGAGTGTGAGAGCTGGGGAGAAATTATGCCCTCTCTGTCACAGACATGGCTGGGCCCCCTGCTGCTGCTGGCCTGTCTCCTCGTGAGCAGGAGTACTACCGAGGAGGTGTCGGAGAACTGTAGCCACATGATTGGGAACGGACACCTGCAGTTCCTGCAGCAGCTGGTGAGTGTGTGGCCCTGCCTACCTTACCTTCTCCCCACTGGGGAAACGGAGGCAGGAGTCAGGGAGCAGGGCCAAAGAGAGTGGTTGTAGGCAGAGAAATACGACCATGCAGGATGTGGCTCGTGGCTCCCACTAGCTCCACGGATGTTCTTCTCACTGACCTTCTAAAGGTCAGTGCCTCTGAGCCGCCCCCCCTCAATCCTGAagccctctcccactcccctgcCGGCGGTGGACAGGGTGGGCTTCTAGCTGGTTGCCTAGGTTAATGATTGCCTGGAATGTCAATCGCGGACTCTGAAAAAGGTTGTAAAGCCTGCTCTCCCTCGGTGGGATGCTTCCTCTGAGGAGCCAGCCCAGTCTGCCTGCTGTGTCCAGATGTTGCCTCTAGCTCCTGGACTCCCAGATGTGCCGCCAGCCTGGCACCAGGGCCTCAGCCAGATTTGGAAGGGAGGCTCCCGCCTAACTCCCAGCCCTCCCCCCTCACTTCCCTGGCTCTTGCCCGAGCCCTGGGGCTGGGATGGCCTGATCCCCCCGGGCCATGAAGGAGCCCGTGCCTCACTCTAATCGTGCCAGCAGAGTCGTCAACAATTTCAAACGTGGTTCAGCCAGGCAGAATCAGGTTGCTGTCATGGCTGCTGTCCTGCTCAGAAGAGAATTTACCATCCCTCTAGCCAGCCAGGCAGGGGGGAGCACCACAGGCTAAGGCCAGCTCCAGGGCCCTGAGCTTGGAGCCCGTAGGCTGGGCCTCCTGCCTCTGTTACCTCCTGTATGTAGCTGCTGCAGCAATCCAAGGTAGACCAAGAGCCACCACATTCTCTGAGGCTTAGAATCACAGAACCACTGCTCTGAGGGCCAGTGAGGGCTTTAAGGGCATCTAGCCCCAGTCCCTACAGATCCTGAATCCCCAGAGCTTGTCTAGCCTCTGCTTGAATTCCTTCCAGGACAGGGAGCTTACTACCTTCTGCAGGAGATTATGTCCTATATTAGATAGTTCTTCCTTATAACAAGCTGGCATCTGTGAGATTTCAGAGTGGGAGATATAAGACAGAGACTTCTTACTCTTCTATAACCCTCCCCTGGGCATGTGGGAGGCACAGGTCTTCCCCTAGCCTTGGCTCTGTCTTTCCAGGTGTGGTTGGGGGGAGATGGATGAGGATCAAACCCTGATCCATCCAGAAACTCTAGTCCCCATTCTTAGGCAAGCTCAGTCGAGTGCAGACACCCTGCCACCACTGGCCTGCTCTCTTTTACAGATTGACAGTCAGATGGAGACCTCGTGCCAAATTGCCTTCGAGTTTGTAGACCAGGAGCAGTTGGTGAGTTATGGCTGTTTACAAGGCCCATGTGCCAGCATGTATGAACTTCCCAGGGTGGGTTTATGTGGGAGCATGAAGGCAGGAGAAGTCCTAGAGCTGGGCAGGGTATGGTGTAAGGACCCCTGGTACTCAAGTCTGGGGTGCCAGGGTCCAGGGCTGAGCTGGGCAGGGCCCGGGGCTCAAGTCCCCTGCTGCTCCCTTCTGCTGGCCTGGCACATGCCAAggtcttactctgtgccaggcacttttgaTCCTGACTGTGTGGTTCACTCTTCTTGTTCATGAGAGGTTAAGGGAGAGAACATAGGTAGTAAGTGATTTGAACGCGGGCAGGCTGGCTCTAAGGCCTAAGGCAAACCAGTACTTCTTCTGGGTCAAATGTTTTGCTTAAGGATGTCACCTCCATCCAGCAGACAGACCAGCAACCAGGAAATCAGTCCagccctttccctcttcctcctatCCCACACCAACTGAGTGCTGCTGGTTCTCCCTCCCAGCATCTCCGGCTTCTGGGGCTTCACCCCATCAGTTGCTTGGACAATTTCAAAAGCCTTCTAAATGGCCTTCCTGCTTCCAGTgcacccctcaccccaccactAGTAGGGGAGCTCTCTGAACCACAGCCTGTTATCCTCACCGCCTCCCCCAAACCTGGAGACCCCTCACTCCAGGAGAAAGCCTAGGTTGTTTAGCCTGGGGTTTACAAGCGCCAGTCTCTATCACACGGCCCAACCCACTACCCCCATTCCCTGTTTCTTCCTGCCTCCAAGCCTTTGCACAAGCTCTTTCTGATGCCTGTAATGCCTTTccagctgcccccaccccagcctttaTTCCACGTCTGTTCTTCTTTGTGCCTCCTAGAAAATCGCCATCATGCCCAGAATTTGCTCCCATCTCTGAGCTTCTGCACACCTGACCCATACACATTTCTATTAGAACTGGAGACCACCTCATGGTCCAAGGAGTAACCTCAGTGttccactcactcactcactcactcactcactcacccacTCACTCACACCTTACCAAGCATTTACTACTAGGAACCATTGCACCAGGTGCTAGGAATACAGAGCTAAAAGCAGAGTCTTCATTGAGGCACCCACCATCTCTTTAGGGAGACAAAACACTGAGGTCATTCTTTGGACCCCGAGGTAGTCTCCAATATCCCTATGGCCTGGAGGATTAGAAGGAGCCATATGGTAAAGGGCTTTGTGTAAAAGCAAGCCAAAAGAGGGtcagagacagaaaaatagaaGTTCCCCAGAACCCACCCTACCTATGCACCTTCATCCTGGTTAAAGCCTCATCATTCAGAAATCTGAGGATCTCTCTGGTCAGAATCCACATTTCCTTCCCTCTACCACAATCCCCAGCAGCGCCAGATCCCAACAAGGGAGAATGAAAGCCAGCTGAGGGCAGCATTCTCCTTCTTACTGGAGGGGGTGGCCTCTCTCCTCAGGAGTAAGGGTAGGGCAGGCTGCAGCCCTCCAACTGCCTGGGATGAGGGCATCCAGCACAGAGTTTGGGCTCCCAAGTGGCATCAGCCAGGTCATCAACTCCAGGTTCTACTTTTCAGAACGACCCCGTGTGCTACCTTAAGAAGGCATTTCTCCTGGTGCAAGACATAATGGAGGACACCATGCGCTTCAAAGACAACACCCCCAATGCCAATGTCATTGTCCAGCTCCAGGAACTCTCTCTGAGGCTGAGGAGCTGCTTCACCAGGGACTATGAAGAACAGGACAAGGTAGGAGGGCCCTGGAGCCAGGAGCACTGAGTGAGGGCGGGCAGAGGGCAGCTGCGGTGGTACCATCCCTACCCACAGGCACAGAGGCACTCACTGGCCTCACCCATGTCACTGCTCACTTGCTCTCTCACTCACGTATTCATCCCATAAACCTTTGCCGAGGACTAACTGTGCAGGAGGCACAGTGCTAAGCCTTGACAATGTCTTCATGAGCAAGAACTACATGGTTCCCACCCTCTTGGAGCTT is a window encoding:
- the CSF1 gene encoding macrophage colony-stimulating factor 1 isoform X3, which encodes MTARGAAGRCPPTTWLGPLLLLACLLVSRSTTEEVSENCSHMIGNGHLQFLQQLIDSQMETSCQIAFEFVDQEQLNDPVCYLKKAFLLVQDIMEDTMRFKDNTPNANVIVQLQELSLRLRSCFTRDYEEQDKACVRTFYETPLQLLEKIKNVFNETKNLLKKDWNIFSKNCNNSFAKCSSQGRERQHKEPSDPQLPGFVFRLLVPSVILVLLAVGGLLFYRRRRRSHREPQTVDSPMEQPEGSPLTQDEDRQVELPV